The window AAAAATTATTCTAAAAGAACTATGATGAAGAAAGCACTATCAATTTTAACCACTTTTTATTTACTTTCTATTTCTCTGTCTCTAGCTCAGGGGGTAGAATTTTACACTAACGATGATGGAGATAAACATATTTGGGGGGAATTTCCAGTTCATCAATTACAAGAGGATACTACTTATTCAACTTGGTTTAACAAAGGCTATGAGAAATTCTCATTAGAGCAAAAAGAGTTAGAATGGAATAAAAAACTACAGAACAAAGAAGTAGACATTTATTTAGGAACTTGGTGTGGAGATAGCCAGGAGTGGGTACCTCAATTTCTTAAACTTTGGGATGAATTAGGTTTAGAAAGGGATCAACTGAGATTCATTGCTCTTCATAGTTCTGATGAAAAATACAAACAAGGACCTAATGGAGAAGAAAAGGGCTTAAATATTCACCGTGTACCTACCTTTATTTTTAAAGAAGATGGAAATGAAATTGGTAGAATAGTAGAATCGCCAAGTACAGATTTATTAACCGATGTTGCTCAGATAGCATTGGG is drawn from Marivirga arenosa and contains these coding sequences:
- a CDS encoding thioredoxin family protein; translation: MMKKALSILTTFYLLSISLSLAQGVEFYTNDDGDKHIWGEFPVHQLQEDTTYSTWFNKGYEKFSLEQKELEWNKKLQNKEVDIYLGTWCGDSQEWVPQFLKLWDELGLERDQLRFIALHSSDEKYKQGPNGEEKGLNIHRVPTFIFKEDGNEIGRIVESPSTDLLTDVAQIALGYPSAPNYKGATYFLDLFDKMTLDEVYEDIQNIYNTAYYKVGRSAELNTLGKVLKAGGKNKEALLIFQLNTYYHSSVWYTHNSYAELLTEMENYSEAVKAYEKVISIYPDNEKAKAELERIKPLINED